In the Ruminococcus sp. OA3 genome, one interval contains:
- a CDS encoding phage minor capsid protein produces MTQGEFEQIPQEVIKQMSVLELRILSDIVRRIKVNGFSTASADWQMTRLQQLGESEADIKKWIREALRVTDAELNRIFDDDL; encoded by the coding sequence ATGACTCAGGGAGAGTTTGAACAGATCCCCCAGGAGGTCATCAAACAGATGTCGGTATTGGAGTTACGTATCCTAAGCGATATTGTGCGGAGGATCAAGGTCAATGGCTTCTCAACAGCATCCGCAGACTGGCAGATGACCCGGCTCCAGCAGCTGGGAGAGTCTGAGGCTGACATCAAAAAGTGGATCCGGGAGGCGCTGCGGGTCACTGATGCGGAGCTGAACCGGATATTTGATGATGATTTGTGA